The following DNA comes from Caldisericum sp..
TTTTAGCACAGGCACTGCAGATATGTCAAGTGTGTTTCTCGTGTAAGTTTCAAATGTCCTTATCCCTCTTTCACAGAGAATAACATTTGGATTTCCATTAAACAAAATATATTCTGCTGCAAGAAGGAACTCTTCGATTTTTGCAGATAGCCCTCTTTTAAGGAGGATCGGTTTGCGTGTTTTGCCAACTTCTTCAAGGAGAGAAAAGTTTTGCATGTTTCTTGCACCAATTTGAATGATATCTGCGTATTGAGATACATCTTCAATCTGCTCGATTGACATTACTTCTGTAACAACTGGTAAGCCAAATTTTTCTTTTGCCTCCTTGAGATACATAAGCCCTTCTTTTCCGAGACCTTTAAAACTGTATGGGGATGTTCTTGGTTTAAAGGCACCACCTCTCAAGATCTTTGCTCCATAATTTTTTACAATCTCTGCAGTTTGTAGCAACTGTTCCCTTCCTTCAACTGCGCAGGGACCAGCCATAATGACAACTTCATTGCCACCTATTTTTATGCCATCAACAGTTATAACCGTGTTTTCACTTTTAAATTCTCTGCTTGCAAGTTTGAATGGTTTTAGAACTCTAATCGCATCTTCCACACCGTGAACACTGAGCCAATAATCCCTATCTTTAGCCCTTGAATCACCTACAAGGCCGATAATTACCCTCTCATTTCCCTTTGATATATGCGGTGTAAGACCTGCATCCTTTATCTTCAGGACAATACTTTCGATTTCTTCATCACTTATACCCTTTTTCAAAATGAGAATCATTGTTCACCTCCAGATCTTTTCTTAAAGTTTTTGCTTTACCAAGGTAGACTGGTTTTAGTTTTTTGTCTGTATCGACAAAAATCATTACTCTAATACATTTTTCGAGTGCACCTTCAACATATTTATGTTCAAGGTCAAGGAAAGGAGTTTCGTTCAATCC
Coding sequences within:
- the aroF gene encoding 3-deoxy-7-phosphoheptulonate synthase, encoding MILILKKGISDEEIESIVLKIKDAGLTPHISKGNERVIIGLVGDSRAKDRDYWLSVHGVEDAIRVLKPFKLASREFKSENTVITVDGIKIGGNEVVIMAGPCAVEGREQLLQTAEIVKNYGAKILRGGAFKPRTSPYSFKGLGKEGLMYLKEAKEKFGLPVVTEVMSIEQIEDVSQYADIIQIGARNMQNFSLLEEVGKTRKPILLKRGLSAKIEEFLLAAEYILFNGNPNVILCERGIRTFETYTRNTLDISAVPVLKSLTHLPVIVDPSHAIGLRDYIIPVSLASIAAGADGLIVEVHPEPEKALSDGAQSLHPEQFKELMEKLKKVGEAVGRPI
- the aroH gene encoding chorismate mutase, with protein sequence MKAVRGAITVENNSKEEIYKASQELFESIMKENLLSKDEIISVIFTMTGDLTKGFPSTAVREEFGLNETPFLDLEHKYVEGALEKCIRVMIFVDTDKKLKPVYLGKAKTLRKDLEVNNDSHFEKGYK